A single window of Nicotiana sylvestris chromosome 5, ASM39365v2, whole genome shotgun sequence DNA harbors:
- the LOC104238025 gene encoding ATPase GET3B-like, whose protein sequence is MFSISSSTKPMEVVSYAHSFSSFGHPRSLFKFSSTTFISLKKQPMKSLQVRAVAAPAEATAGFDEMVSGTQRKYYMLGGKGGVGKTSCAASLAVKFANSGHPTLVVSTDPAHSLSDSFAQDLTGGTLVPVEGPYSPLFALELNPEKAKEEFRSATQTSEGSGIKDFMDGMGLGVFAEQLGELKLGELLDTPPPGLDEAIAISKVIQFLESQEYNMFTRIVFDTAPTGHTLRLLSLPDFLDKSIGKILKLRQKIASATSAIKSVFGQEGTPKPDAAEKLERLRERMIKVRELFRDTTSTEFVIVTIPTVMAISESSRLCASLKKEDVPVRRLIVNQILPPSASDCKFCAMKRKDQSRALDMIQNDQELSSLMLVQAPLVDVEIRGVPALQFLGDIVWK, encoded by the exons ATGTTTTCAATTTCATCTTCAACTAAGCCAATGGAAGTTGTGAGTTATGCCCATTCTTTCAGTTCTTTTGGACACCCACGTTCTCTCTTCAAATTCAGCTCGACTACTTTCATCTCTTTAAAGAAACAGCCCATGAAATCTTTGCAAG TGAGAGCAGTAGCTGCTCCTGCAGAAGCCACTGCTGGATTTGATGAAATGGTTTCTGGGACCCAGCGTAAGTATTACATGCTAGGCGGTAAAGGAGGAGTTGGGAAGACAAGTTGTGCTGCTTCACTTGCTGTAAAATTTGCAAATAGTGGTCATCCCACTTTAGTAGTTTCAACTGATCCCGCACATTCCTTAAGTGATTCTTTTGCTCAG GATTTGACTGGCGGCACTCTAGTTCCAGTTGAAGGACCCTATTCTCCATTATTTGCCCTTGAG TTAAATCCtgaaaaggcaaaggaagagtTTCGAAGTGCAACCCAGACAAGTGAAGGATCTGGTATCAAAGACTTTATGGATGGCATGGGACTCGGGGTGTTTGCTGaacag CTTGGGGAATTAAAGCTTGGAGAACTGCTGGATACACCCCCTCCTGGTCTAGATGAAGCAATTGCAATTTCAAAG GTTATCCAATTCCTTGAATCACAGGAATACAATATGTTTACTCGTATAGTGTTTGACACAGCCCCGACG GGACATACTCTGCGACTCTTGTCCTTGCCAGATTTCTTGGATAAATCAATTGGAAAGATATTGAAG TTGAGACAGAAGATAGCTTCAGCCACTTCAGCAATAAAGTCTGTCTTTGGCCAGGAAGGAACGCCAAAGCCAGATGCT GCAGAAAAATTAGAGCGGTTAAGGGAGAGGATGATAAAAGTAAGAGAGCTTTTTCGTGACACAACCTCAACGGAATTTGTCATAGTGACAATCCCCACG GTTATGGCAATTAGTGAATCGTCAAGGTTGTGTGCttccttaaagaaggaagatgttcctgtaaGGAGGCTTATTGTTAACCAGATTCTTCCGCCATCGGCCTCAGATTGCAAGTTCTGCGCAAtgaaaagaaag GACCAAAGTCGTGCTCTGGATATGATCCAGAATGACCAAGAGCTCTCTAGCCTGATGTTGGTCCAGGCACCCCTTGTTGATGTTGAGATAAGAGGTGTTCCAGCTCTTCAGTTTTTAGGGGATATTGTGtggaaatga
- the LOC104238024 gene encoding pentatricopeptide repeat-containing protein At4g22760, which yields MLASKITILLAKPLSINQTKQIHAAILVNGLLNLESSLVQQIINSTSNYSWNTSRYIKLILNHVQTLDVFSVASTIRFFSRHCQFREAIDLYGKLQRCGVSPNTFAVSSALKACARILYRSGGTSIHAQVYKYGFCNAVYVQTALVDFYSKVGNMDFAHNIFSEMVGKNIVSWNSILGGYVRSGDLAKAHRVFDEMPEKDVISWNIIISGYARVRNMEQAYALFRQMPERSSASWNAMISGYVDCRNVELARSFFEAMDQKNNVSYIILISGYSKCGDVESAEELFGRLNKKDQLVYNAMIACYAQNSQAKEALQLFNEMLQLDLQPDKMTLASALSACSQLGDLKFGSWIESFMNEAGIQMDDYLVTSLIDLYAKCGSVDKAYKLFHGLKKKDLVAYTAMILGCGINGRADDAIKLFDEMMNAEINPNVVTVTGILTAYSHIGMVEEAYRCFISLQKYGLSPTVDHYAIVVDLLSRAGRLDEAHGLINSMPTRPHAGVWGALLLGCSLHNNLELGETAARHCMELEPESSGYLSLLANIYASSGRWDDAERLRKGVEEKGYGKLPGCSWMEVKT from the coding sequence ATGCTGGCCTCTAAAATTACGATCTTGTTGGCTAAGCCTCTGTCTATTAATCAAACAAAGCAAATCCATGCTGCAATACTTGTTAACGGTCTCTTGAATCTTGAGTCCTCACTAGTTCAGCAGATAATTAACTCTACAAGCAATTACTCTTGGAATACCTCGCGTTATATTAAGCTAATCCTCAACCATGTGCAAACTTTAGATGTCTTCTCAGTTGCTTCCACCATCCGCTTCTTTTCTCGGCATTGTCAGTTCAGGGAGGCCATTGATTTATATGGAAAGTTGCAGAGATGCGGGGTTAGTCCCAACACTTTTGCTGTATCATCTGCTTTAAAGGCTTGTGCTAGGATTTTGTACAGGTCTGGTGGAACATCTATTCATGCACAAGTTTACAAGTATGGCTTCTGTAATGCTGTCTATGTGCAGACAGCTCTAGTAGATTTTTATTCAAAAGTGGGTAATATGGACTTTGCCCATAACATCTTTAGTGAGATGGTCGGGAAAAATATAGTATCATGGAATTCAATACTAGGTGGATATGTAAGATCTGGTGACTTAGCAAAGGCACATAGGGTTTTTGATGAAATGCCAGAGAAAGATGTCATTTCTTGGAACATAATCATTTCTGGGTATGCTAGGGTGCGGAATATGGAGCAAGCATATGCATTGTTTAGACAGATGCCAGAGAGAAGTTCTGCCTCATGGAATGCGATGATCAGCGGATATGTAGATTGTAGGAACGTAGAATTAGCTCGCAGTTTTTTTGAGGCAATGGACCAAAAGAATAATGTTTCATATATCATATTGATTTCTGGATACTCAAAGTGTGGAGATGTTGAATCTGCTGAGGAACTCTTTGGACGATTAAATAAGAAAGATCAACTTGTATATAATGCCATGATAGCTTGTTATGCTCAAAACAGCCAGGCAAAAGAGGCTCTGCAGCTATTCAATGAAATGCTTCAGTTAGATTTACAACCTGATAAAATGACCTTGGCAAGTGCACTTTCTGCTTGTTCTCAGCTGGGAGATTTGAAGTTTGGTTCTTGGATTGAGTCTTTCATGAATGAAGCTGGAATTCAAATGGACGACTACTTGGTTACCAGTTTGATCGACCTGTATGCAAAATGCGGAAGTGTCGATAAAGCTTACAAGCTTTTTCATGGCTTGAAAAAGAAGGATTTGGTAGCATATACTGCAATGATACTGGGATGTGGAATAAATGGTAGGGCTGATGATGCTATCAAATTGTTTGATGAGATGATGAATGCTGAAATCAACCCAAATGTAGTCACAGTCACAGGGATATTGACTGCCTACAGTCACATTGGTATGGTAGAAGAAGCATACCGTTGCTTTATCTCCTTGCAAAAGTATGGACTTTCTCCCACAGTTGATCATTACGCTATAGTAGTTGACCTTTTAAGTAGGGCTGGGCGGTTAGACGAAGCACATGGCTTGATCAACAGCATGCCAACGCGGCCTCATGCTGGTGTCTGGGGAGCATTGCTTCTCGGTTGCAGTTTGCATAACAACTTAGAGCTTGGGGAGACTGCAGCCAGGCATTGTATGGAGTTGGAACCTGAGAGTTCGGGCTATCTTTCTCTTCTAGCAAATATCTATGCTTCTTCGGGAAGGTGGGATGATGCTGAAAGGTTGAGAAaaggggttgaagaaaagggatATGGCAAGCTGCCTGGTTGCAGTTGGATGGAAGTAAAAACTTAG